In the Gemmatimonadaceae bacterium genome, one interval contains:
- a CDS encoding helix-turn-helix domain-containing protein — protein sequence MYDIENIHRAVLDARLKCKLTQRDLAERVGTSQSAIASLERGGTNPTVETLVRCANATGFLLSVTLEPLAPPDPIVERYKRDVDRTLLRENLRKSVDERLRTLSEWQHASRELQNATTLAKRTTRKSPARAR from the coding sequence GTGTACGATATTGAAAATATCCATCGCGCGGTACTCGATGCGCGGCTGAAGTGCAAACTCACGCAACGCGATCTCGCCGAGCGTGTCGGCACCTCCCAGTCCGCCATCGCGAGTCTTGAACGCGGTGGAACCAATCCGACCGTCGAAACGCTGGTGCGCTGTGCGAACGCCACCGGGTTCCTGCTGTCCGTAACTCTGGAACCGTTGGCCCCGCCGGATCCCATCGTCGAACGCTACAAGCGCGACGTCGACCGCACCCTGCTACGCGAGAACCTGCGCAAGTCCGTCGACGAGCGATTGCGCACGCTGTCGGAGTGGCAGCATGCCTCGCGAGAGCTGCAGAACGCCACCACGCTTGCAAAACGGACCACCAGAAAATCACCCGCGCGTGCGCGATGA
- a CDS encoding pitrilysin family protein, translated as MRRYLLTGLVVLALATPAEAQQPERESPPAPGPLRPFRVPEIREMRLPNGIRVAVAERRSLPIVHARIIVNAGSVYEPSAKSGLASLAGSLLIEGGAGGLSSAALAQRIDGLAAQLASSAGYGSAGVNVTSLSNVFPEALALAATAIRSPTFDEREFGRVRSQALSGYEQAMSSAEAIADRTFSRAMYRPEAPYSRSPAGTAATLSAITRADVVSWHARMYSPANTTILFVGDIALADAVAMVTRLFGDWNTPAPTIALPANPFHAATSARVILVDRPASVQSAIYVGVPGIATVNDEFFRMTVLNRIMGGGFTSRINTNLRERRGFTYGANTSLSALQNAGTFYASSSVRTNATDSALAEVMNEFRRIVDEPVPAAEYQAAVNNLVASFPASVQSVQELAGRLQTLLIYGMPLDYYNTYRERLGAVTATELNAIARQRLAPGAVTMVVVGDLAQIEAPIRARKFGTVEVWSRDGTKVR; from the coding sequence ATGCGCCGCTATCTGCTCACCGGCCTGGTCGTCCTTGCGCTCGCAACTCCCGCTGAGGCGCAGCAGCCCGAGCGCGAGAGTCCGCCAGCACCTGGGCCGCTCCGTCCTTTCCGCGTTCCTGAAATCCGCGAGATGCGCCTGCCCAACGGCATCCGTGTTGCTGTGGCCGAGCGCCGCTCGCTGCCGATTGTGCACGCACGGATTATCGTGAACGCCGGGTCGGTTTACGAGCCGTCCGCAAAGAGCGGCCTCGCTTCGCTCGCCGGCTCTCTGCTCATCGAGGGAGGCGCCGGAGGCTTGAGCTCGGCTGCCTTGGCGCAGCGCATCGACGGACTGGCGGCTCAACTAGCTTCCTCAGCGGGCTACGGCTCTGCGGGTGTCAACGTTACCTCGTTGAGCAACGTCTTTCCCGAGGCGCTCGCCCTCGCGGCAACGGCGATACGCTCTCCCACATTCGACGAGCGCGAATTCGGGCGGGTGCGCTCTCAGGCGCTCTCCGGCTACGAACAGGCAATGTCGAGCGCGGAAGCGATTGCCGACCGGACATTCTCGCGGGCGATGTACCGTCCGGAAGCTCCATACTCCCGCAGTCCCGCCGGTACTGCAGCCACCCTCAGCGCGATCACACGCGCTGACGTCGTCAGCTGGCACGCGCGAATGTACTCCCCTGCCAATACGACGATCCTGTTCGTGGGGGATATTGCGCTTGCCGATGCCGTCGCGATGGTCACCCGTCTTTTCGGCGACTGGAATACACCAGCGCCGACGATCGCATTGCCAGCCAATCCGTTCCACGCCGCGACCTCGGCCAGAGTAATTCTCGTTGACCGGCCAGCCTCGGTGCAGTCGGCGATTTACGTTGGCGTGCCCGGGATTGCGACGGTGAATGACGAGTTTTTCAGGATGACAGTGCTGAACCGGATAATGGGTGGTGGTTTCACTTCCCGCATCAATACCAACCTGCGCGAGCGACGCGGCTTCACTTATGGCGCCAACACGTCACTGTCGGCTCTCCAGAATGCTGGAACCTTTTATGCTTCGAGCTCCGTCAGAACGAACGCGACGGATTCCGCGCTGGCAGAGGTAATGAACGAGTTCCGGCGCATCGTGGACGAGCCGGTACCGGCGGCCGAGTATCAGGCAGCCGTGAACAACCTTGTCGCGAGCTTCCCGGCATCGGTGCAAAGCGTGCAGGAGCTTGCGGGCCGGCTACAGACGCTGCTCATCTACGGCATGCCGCTCGATTACTACAACACGTATCGCGAGAGGCTGGGGGCGGTAACAGCCACCGAGCTGAATGCGATCGCCCGGCAGCGGCTTGCACCGGGTGCGGTCACGATGGTCGTCGTCGGGGATCTGGCTCAGATAGAAGCGCCGATCCGTGCGAGAAAATTCGGGACAGTTGAGGTGTGGAGCCGGGACGGGACGAAGGTCAGATAG
- a CDS encoding pitrilysin family protein, whose translation MKKLLRLAVPVTLLALPQCTTAPGASIARPPVTSSVRIDYVHEKLPNGLNVVYHVDRSAPIVAVNSWYNVGSKHEQPGRTGLAHIYEHIMLFKGSRNVRDQERFALLEQAGGRAGVEINGTTSFDRTNYFQQVPSNQLDLALWIEADHMRTAGEALTIQAVDAQREIVKNERRQSTDNQPYGSWIEKMIGYAFPAGHPYSHSVLGSMQDLSAQTLQDVKTFFSQYYSPDNAVVVIAGDIDLDASKALVRKYFGTIPRGVPRPALRSTAVTSVLSTPAREIVNDANARTPAVFIGHRVPPTRAQGSASVPLLVAVLGSGRSSHLFSRLVRERQAATSATAFSLGLVEGADLLIANAVGSPGANSDSLANALSSALDSAVVAITPEQLARVKAAVRFQFVNGLQTMGGFGGRADRLAEGQTFYGNPDWVNRRLAEFDAVTLEQLRSVASTYLTPANRVTLIFVPAAQQSAPRGN comes from the coding sequence ATGAAAAAACTGCTCCGTCTAGCTGTCCCGGTCACGCTTCTGGCCCTTCCGCAGTGCACTACCGCACCCGGCGCCAGTATTGCCCGGCCGCCGGTTACCTCGAGCGTGCGGATTGACTACGTGCACGAGAAGCTGCCAAACGGGTTGAACGTGGTGTACCATGTCGACCGCTCGGCACCCATTGTGGCAGTCAACTCCTGGTACAACGTCGGCTCGAAGCACGAACAACCCGGCCGCACGGGACTCGCTCACATCTACGAGCACATCATGCTTTTCAAAGGCTCGCGTAACGTCCGCGATCAGGAGCGCTTTGCCCTTCTGGAACAGGCCGGCGGACGAGCAGGAGTCGAAATCAACGGTACCACCAGCTTCGATAGAACGAACTATTTCCAGCAGGTGCCATCGAACCAGCTCGATCTGGCGTTGTGGATCGAGGCTGATCACATGCGCACCGCGGGCGAAGCACTCACCATCCAGGCCGTCGATGCGCAGCGTGAGATAGTAAAGAACGAGCGGCGGCAGTCGACCGATAACCAGCCGTACGGAAGCTGGATCGAGAAGATGATCGGGTATGCGTTTCCGGCCGGTCATCCATACAGCCATTCCGTGCTGGGATCCATGCAGGATCTGTCCGCCCAGACGCTGCAGGACGTCAAGACTTTCTTCAGTCAGTATTACTCGCCCGACAACGCAGTGGTCGTCATTGCGGGCGATATCGATCTTGATGCGTCGAAGGCGCTGGTCAGGAAATATTTCGGAACTATTCCCCGCGGCGTCCCACGGCCGGCGCTTCGCTCGACTGCGGTAACCTCTGTCCTGTCCACTCCGGCGCGCGAGATCGTAAATGACGCGAATGCCCGCACGCCGGCAGTATTCATCGGTCACCGGGTACCACCAACGCGGGCACAGGGTTCTGCGTCTGTACCCCTTCTGGTTGCGGTCCTTGGCAGCGGTCGAAGCAGCCATCTCTTCTCCCGCCTGGTGAGAGAGCGACAGGCCGCGACCAGTGCTACCGCATTCAGCCTCGGGCTGGTGGAGGGCGCCGATCTGCTCATAGCCAACGCCGTCGGTAGCCCCGGCGCCAATTCTGATTCGCTGGCGAATGCGCTCAGCAGCGCCCTCGACAGCGCGGTGGTGGCAATCACGCCGGAGCAGCTCGCGCGAGTTAAAGCCGCAGTGCGGTTTCAGTTCGTCAACGGATTGCAGACAATGGGAGGGTTCGGCGGCCGTGCCGATCGCCTAGCCGAGGGGCAGACGTTCTACGGGAATCCCGACTGGGTGAACCGTCGTCTCGCGGAGTTCGACGCAGTAACTCTCGAGCAGCTGCGGTCGGTGGCATCTACGTATCTCACACCCGCCAATCGAGTGACACTCATCTTCGTTCCGGCTGCGCAGCAAAGCGCGCCGAGGGGCAACTGA
- a CDS encoding MbcA/ParS/Xre antitoxin family protein produces MTASLLGSTLSQPDPSPVLAKAAIAAAARLGLRNKHLAEVIGTSEASVSRLRSGRGLDPERKEGELALLFLRLYRSLDTLVGGDDEKARRWLHAANDHIGGVPAERIRTVEGLIDVVQYLDAMRGRL; encoded by the coding sequence ATGACCGCCTCTCTCCTTGGCAGCACGCTTTCTCAGCCTGATCCATCCCCGGTTCTTGCCAAAGCGGCAATCGCTGCCGCGGCGCGCCTCGGGCTCCGCAACAAGCACCTGGCCGAGGTCATCGGGACGAGCGAGGCGTCGGTGTCGCGGTTGCGGAGCGGGCGGGGGCTCGACCCCGAACGGAAGGAAGGCGAGCTGGCACTGCTGTTTCTCCGCCTCTACCGGTCGCTCGACACACTCGTAGGCGGCGACGATGAAAAAGCGCGCCGCTGGCTGCACGCCGCGAATGATCACATTGGTGGAGTGCCTGCAGAGCGAATCCGGACCGTGGAGGGACTGATCGATGTCGTCCAGTATCTGGACGCGATGCGCGGGCGACTCTGA
- a CDS encoding RES family NAD+ phosphorylase, with the protein MSSSIWTRCAGDSELRPLHISPWRVVEAQHQVSTRKLVDSAEEQALLEEMIDRVKPADHTRGRLHYLLFTPFRYPPLRHGSRFGARHERGIWYGSMERRTAFAEVAYYRLLFLEGSRASLGTVETPLTAFSARVRIRRGIDLSVAPFETHRRLISSPTSYQSSQSLGTAMRAAGVETFMYSSARDAENGLNVGVFVPSVFGVARPKSLETWHCAATRERVDITQADYFKRNRFAFMRAEFMVQGALPAPAL; encoded by the coding sequence ATGTCGTCCAGTATCTGGACGCGATGCGCGGGCGACTCTGAGCTTCGGCCGCTTCACATCTCGCCGTGGCGGGTGGTGGAAGCGCAGCATCAGGTGTCTACCCGCAAGCTCGTCGACTCAGCCGAAGAACAGGCGCTCCTCGAAGAGATGATCGACAGGGTTAAGCCAGCCGATCACACGAGGGGCCGGCTGCATTATCTGCTGTTCACGCCGTTCCGGTATCCACCGCTCAGGCATGGGTCCCGGTTTGGTGCTCGGCACGAGCGTGGAATCTGGTACGGTTCGATGGAGCGGCGAACGGCGTTCGCCGAAGTCGCCTACTACCGGCTTCTCTTTCTCGAGGGGAGCCGAGCTTCGCTTGGCACAGTGGAAACGCCACTCACGGCATTCAGTGCGCGCGTGCGCATCAGGCGGGGCATCGACCTCAGTGTGGCTCCGTTCGAAACTCATCGCCGGCTGATCTCGTCCCCCACCAGCTATCAATCATCGCAGTCACTTGGTACCGCCATGCGTGCGGCGGGTGTTGAAACGTTCATGTATTCGTCAGCACGCGATGCCGAAAACGGACTCAACGTCGGAGTTTTCGTCCCATCGGTATTTGGGGTTGCCAGACCCAAGTCGCTCGAGACGTGGCATTGTGCCGCAACGCGCGAGCGGGTGGACATTACGCAGGCCGACTACTTCAAGCGTAACAGATTTGCGTTTATGCGAGCGGAGTTCATGGTGCAGGGGGCGCTGCCGGCGCCAGCATTGTGA
- a CDS encoding DUF6036 family nucleotidyltransferase, translated as MKDYETSLARVCSRLNAERAKYVIVGATAMQLWGTTRATRDIDILIEPTVANAKRVLRALASLGFGLAAEHLAKDVASRVVTMIGDTPNVDILTRAWNLKWELARHGATTFDIEGVTVPAASIDDLIESKLTGRLQDAADIEVLEEIRKLRGRGHAK; from the coding sequence GTGAAGGATTATGAGACAAGTCTGGCGCGTGTCTGCAGTCGATTGAATGCAGAACGCGCGAAATACGTCATAGTCGGCGCTACGGCGATGCAGCTCTGGGGCACGACCCGAGCGACCCGCGACATCGATATTTTGATCGAGCCGACGGTTGCCAACGCGAAACGAGTGTTGCGAGCACTTGCGTCACTCGGCTTTGGATTAGCGGCCGAGCATCTGGCGAAAGATGTCGCATCGCGCGTGGTAACGATGATCGGGGACACTCCCAACGTCGATATTCTCACCCGCGCATGGAATCTGAAATGGGAACTAGCCCGGCATGGCGCGACGACGTTCGACATAGAAGGAGTTACAGTACCGGCGGCTTCGATCGACGACCTTATCGAATCCAAGCTTACGGGGAGGCTTCAGGATGCGGCTGATATAGAGGTGCTGGAGGAAATTCGCAAACTGCGCGGAAGAGGCCACGCGAAATGA
- a CDS encoding type II toxin-antitoxin system VapC family toxin gives MRFWDSSALVPLCLEQPRSAHARRMVAQDPEMIVWWGSAIECASAIARLYREEQLTAKEERAARAFLNALSASWFEIQPGNSVRDQALRVLRLHPLRAPDALQLAAALESSGSTPSGVFITYDERLRAAAEREGFTTP, from the coding sequence GTGAGGTTCTGGGACTCTTCGGCGCTTGTACCGCTCTGCCTGGAGCAGCCGCGTTCCGCGCATGCGCGGCGAATGGTGGCGCAAGACCCGGAGATGATCGTGTGGTGGGGGTCGGCGATCGAGTGCGCGTCGGCGATTGCCCGCCTGTACCGTGAAGAGCAGTTGACCGCGAAGGAAGAGCGTGCCGCGCGCGCCTTCCTCAATGCACTCAGCGCCAGCTGGTTCGAGATACAGCCGGGCAACAGCGTCCGCGACCAGGCATTACGTGTGCTCCGGCTGCATCCGCTCCGCGCTCCTGACGCGCTCCAACTCGCGGCTGCCCTCGAATCCTCAGGCTCGACCCCTTCCGGAGTGTTCATTACGTACGACGAGCGGTTACGCGCTGCCGCCGAGCGTGAGGGGTTTACCACGCCCTGA
- a CDS encoding type II toxin-antitoxin system prevent-host-death family antitoxin, producing MTSVSISELKARLSAFLDIVRQGEDVLVTDRGRLIARLTPVRGEELEESRREMLLRSGQLRPPSAPLAADFWTRPRPKDPKGRSLTALLDERSEGP from the coding sequence ATGACAAGCGTTTCGATCTCCGAACTCAAGGCTCGCCTCAGCGCGTTTCTCGATATCGTCCGTCAGGGGGAAGACGTGCTGGTTACCGATCGCGGTCGGTTGATTGCGCGCCTCACGCCGGTACGCGGCGAAGAACTCGAGGAGAGTCGCCGCGAGATGCTGTTGCGAAGCGGGCAATTGCGGCCCCCGTCGGCGCCGCTCGCGGCCGACTTCTGGACGCGACCGCGTCCAAAGGATCCGAAAGGCAGATCGTTGACAGCATTGCTCGACGAGCGAAGCGAAGGTCCGTGA
- a CDS encoding amidohydrolase family protein: MSTPYPMLKPTILAALILAFPLYAQDPPAPPPPTPPSGSAPPSASTAVPAKWNVLEKRARSKDIDYEVSQGTWMSLDVSPDGKTIVFDLVGDIYSMPVTGGAATLMLGGAAYEMQPRFSPNGRRIAFASDRDGITNAWTMDVNGKDLRQVSKDKEREVSNPAWTPDGQYLVNRKHFRNTRSLGAGEMWLYHASGGNGLKLTDRRNWEQNATEPIVSNDGRYVYFTEDVSPGGGFQYNRDAHGQVYVVQRFDRQTGTRTTAIGGAGSALRPQLSPDGKTMAFVRRVGLRSVLWTRDLESGRERAVWDGLDHDQQEAWAIYGTYPGYDWMPDGKSVVIWAGGRINSVNMTSGRVTNIPFTARIRQTITEAVRTPQRIAPDSFDVKMLRWVTVSPDQRRVVYTSLGKLWLKDLPNGKPRRLTNDSANDELFPSWSSDGRSIVYATWNDESLGAIRTVGLDGRRGRKITTRLGHYVEPGFSGDGRQIVFRRIGGDGVRSEHYSQDRGVYIVAASGGEPRLVTEDGQRPRFNKSGDRIFLAAQEALKTALISVNLTGGERRVHLLADNASDFVPSPDEKFVAWVERFNAYVSPLPLTGRGVDVNTNVTDFPAKRISRDAGLYLHWTPDSRRVYWALGPELFQRDISATFAFETQDTTTLRKDPESKGVPIGFKAQADRPTGRLALTGATVITMKGNEIISNATILVNRNRIIYVGTGADIQIPAGTRRIDVAGKFIVPGLVDAHAHIGTGSNGISPRTNSGFLASLAFGTTTMHDPSSSTEMFFSTSETARAGGMIAPRLFSTGTILYGAEGNSKAITTSFDDALTHLRRMQAVGAFSVKSYNQPRRDARQQIVEAARQLGMMVVPEGGSTFSVNTTMFLDGHTTIEHNIPVAPLYEDMLRLISESKTAYTPTLIVNYGGMSGENYWYQSTNVWENAKLQYFNPLGQIDARSRRRQMAANDDYFFVDVSKAAKALSDRGVVVTTGAHGQLDGLGEHWETWMMAMGGMSNHEALRAATLNGARALGLDGDIGSLESGKLADMLILDASPLTDIKNTATIRYVVVNGRIFDASNMAQIGNHASPAPKPTWRE, encoded by the coding sequence ATGTCCACACCATATCCAATGCTCAAGCCCACCATCCTCGCTGCCCTGATCCTCGCCTTTCCGCTGTACGCACAGGACCCGCCCGCTCCGCCGCCACCAACGCCACCCTCCGGCAGCGCTCCGCCCTCCGCCAGCACAGCCGTACCGGCGAAGTGGAACGTCCTCGAAAAGCGAGCCAGGTCGAAAGACATCGACTACGAAGTGTCGCAGGGCACATGGATGTCCCTCGACGTCTCGCCCGACGGCAAGACGATCGTCTTCGATCTCGTGGGCGACATCTACAGCATGCCGGTAACCGGCGGCGCAGCGACACTCATGCTCGGCGGTGCCGCATACGAAATGCAGCCGCGCTTTTCACCAAACGGCAGGCGCATCGCATTCGCGTCCGATCGCGACGGAATCACCAACGCGTGGACAATGGACGTGAACGGAAAGGACCTGCGGCAGGTCAGCAAGGACAAGGAGCGCGAAGTCTCCAACCCCGCATGGACGCCCGACGGACAATACCTCGTCAACCGCAAGCACTTCCGCAACACCCGCTCCCTCGGCGCCGGCGAGATGTGGCTCTATCACGCGTCCGGCGGCAACGGGCTCAAGCTCACCGACCGCCGCAACTGGGAACAGAACGCGACAGAGCCGATCGTCTCGAACGACGGACGGTACGTCTACTTCACCGAAGACGTCTCCCCTGGTGGCGGATTCCAGTACAATCGCGACGCACATGGCCAGGTGTACGTGGTCCAGCGGTTCGACCGGCAGACCGGCACACGAACAACTGCCATTGGCGGTGCTGGCAGCGCTCTCCGTCCACAGCTCTCACCCGACGGAAAGACCATGGCATTTGTCCGCCGCGTTGGACTCAGGAGCGTTCTCTGGACGCGCGACCTCGAGAGCGGCCGCGAGCGCGCCGTGTGGGACGGCCTCGACCATGACCAGCAGGAAGCATGGGCGATCTACGGCACGTATCCCGGATACGACTGGATGCCCGATGGCAAGTCGGTTGTGATATGGGCCGGGGGCAGGATCAATTCCGTAAACATGACCTCTGGCCGCGTGACGAACATTCCATTCACCGCGCGCATCCGGCAGACTATCACCGAAGCGGTGCGCACACCGCAGCGCATCGCGCCAGACAGCTTCGACGTAAAGATGCTTCGATGGGTCACCGTCTCGCCGGACCAGCGCCGAGTCGTCTACACATCACTCGGCAAGCTTTGGCTCAAGGATCTGCCCAACGGCAAGCCGCGTCGGCTGACGAATGATTCGGCAAATGACGAGCTCTTCCCATCGTGGTCGAGCGATGGACGCTCAATTGTCTATGCGACATGGAACGACGAATCGCTTGGCGCGATACGCACCGTCGGACTGGATGGACGTCGCGGACGGAAAATCACCACGAGGCTCGGCCACTACGTCGAGCCCGGATTCTCCGGGGATGGCAGGCAGATTGTTTTCCGTCGCATCGGCGGGGACGGCGTCAGATCTGAGCACTACAGTCAGGACCGCGGCGTCTATATAGTAGCGGCAAGCGGTGGCGAGCCGAGGCTTGTCACTGAAGATGGCCAGCGACCGAGGTTCAACAAGTCGGGAGACCGAATCTTCCTTGCCGCGCAAGAGGCACTGAAAACAGCCCTCATCAGCGTCAACCTCACCGGCGGCGAACGGCGCGTCCATCTGCTGGCCGACAACGCCAGCGACTTCGTGCCTTCACCCGACGAGAAGTTTGTGGCGTGGGTAGAGCGATTCAATGCTTACGTCTCGCCGCTGCCGCTGACCGGACGGGGAGTCGACGTCAACACGAACGTCACGGACTTCCCGGCAAAACGCATCTCGCGCGATGCAGGTCTGTATCTGCACTGGACGCCCGATTCGCGCCGGGTGTACTGGGCGCTCGGTCCCGAGCTGTTCCAGCGTGACATCTCGGCGACATTTGCATTCGAGACCCAGGATACGACGACACTCCGGAAAGACCCGGAGAGCAAGGGAGTACCAATAGGATTCAAGGCCCAGGCAGACCGGCCTACGGGCCGACTCGCTCTTACGGGGGCGACGGTGATCACCATGAAGGGCAACGAGATAATCTCGAACGCGACAATCCTGGTGAATCGGAATCGCATTATATACGTGGGCACCGGCGCCGATATCCAGATTCCTGCTGGTACTCGCCGGATCGACGTGGCAGGAAAATTCATTGTCCCCGGGCTCGTCGATGCACATGCGCACATAGGAACCGGATCGAACGGTATTTCGCCCCGCACCAACTCCGGGTTCCTCGCGAGTCTCGCCTTCGGTACCACGACGATGCATGATCCGTCGAGCTCGACCGAGATGTTCTTCTCGACGTCAGAGACAGCGCGTGCCGGGGGGATGATTGCGCCGCGCCTGTTCTCGACGGGCACGATCCTGTATGGGGCGGAAGGAAATTCGAAGGCGATCACGACATCTTTCGACGATGCGTTGACGCACCTGCGCCGCATGCAGGCCGTGGGCGCCTTTTCGGTAAAGAGTTACAACCAGCCACGCCGCGACGCCCGGCAACAGATTGTCGAAGCCGCTCGACAGCTCGGCATGATGGTAGTTCCCGAAGGTGGATCGACGTTCTCGGTAAACACCACGATGTTCCTCGACGGGCACACCACCATCGAGCACAACATTCCCGTTGCGCCGCTGTATGAGGACATGCTGCGACTGATATCGGAATCGAAGACCGCATACACGCCGACACTGATTGTGAATTACGGCGGAATGAGCGGCGAGAACTATTGGTACCAGAGCACGAACGTATGGGAGAATGCAAAGCTTCAGTACTTCAATCCGCTGGGGCAAATCGATGCACGCTCGCGGCGCCGGCAGATGGCCGCAAATGACGACTATTTCTTTGTTGATGTCTCAAAGGCGGCGAAAGCGCTCAGCGACCGCGGGGTCGTGGTAACGACTGGCGCCCATGGGCAGCTCGACGGGCTGGGCGAGCACTGGGAAACGTGGATGATGGCGATGGGCGGCATGTCAAATCACGAGGCCCTTCGCGCTGCGACATTGAACGGCGCCCGGGCGCTCGGCCTTGATGGCGACATTGGCTCGCTCGAGAGCGGCAAGCTGGCTGACATGCTAATCCTAGACGCGAGCCCGCTCACAGATATCAAGAACACAGCGACGATACGGTATGTGGTGGTGAACGGCCGGATCTTCGATGCCAGCAACATGGCGCAGATCGGCAATCACGCGTCCCCGGCTCCAAAGCCGACCTGGAGGGAGTAG